The sequence below is a genomic window from Actinokineospora baliensis.
ACAGCGCCGACTTGCCGGGGGCGCTCAGCGCGACGTCGCCCGAGCCGGCGACCTTGGCCCACTGGGACTCCGGCACCGGCAGGTCGTCCTCGGTGGTGACCACCGCGACGTCGTAACCGGTGCGCCACCCGCCGTTGCCGGTGTAGTTCGGGTGGGTCTTGAACGAGGCCAGCTTGGTGCGGAAGGTCTCGTCGCCGGGGGTGTTCAGGTCGTCGTCACCGTAGATGTAGCTCTTGTCACCGACGGCGTCGATCATGCAGTGCGCGGCCGTGATGATCTTGCGCTTGCCGACCACGGACGCGGTGCAGGACTGGCCCTGCGGGCCGCCGCCGCCCACGCGCATGCCCGCGATGATGAACGGGTGCTCGGCCACGGTGGTCTTGGTGCCGTTGACGATCTGGGCGCTCGCGTCCGGCCCGCGCAGGTCCGCGGTCGGGTTCGCGGCGATGCTGATCTTCTCCTGCTGGGCGGCGCCCGCGCTGGTGGTGATCGCCACCGTCACCGCGGCCAAGGCCAGGGTCACCGCTGCGGCGAGTTGTCGCTTCTTCATCGTTCTCCTTGCGTGACAGGGTTCTGGACAGTCCACATCGGACTGGTCATCCGGGACTAGAAGGTGATGGACCAGCCGGTGAGGGTGCCGGTGTCGAACTTGTAGACGTCGCGCACCGAGAGCTTCCAGGTGCCGTTGGCGTCCTCGCTGGCGGCGTTGACGGTGAAGCTCTTGTGCACACCGGACTCGCCCACGTCGCCGGACTTCTTCAGCGGGTAGGCGGTGCCGCTCGGGCCGACCAGGTCGATGGCGAGGTCACCGGTGTAGGTGTGGTCGATGTCGACCTTCACCTGCAGGGTGGCCGAGGCCTTGCCGGGGCAGCCGCTCTGGGTCACCGAGGTGCCGACGGCGGTGCCGGCGTCCGGGATGGCCACGTCCTCGTCGTTGGACTTGACCCCGCACTGCGACGGCGGGGTGCCGCCGCCGATGTCACCCACGTAGAGCAGCTTGTTGGGCGAACCGGTGCCCGCGTTGCTGATCAGGTCCGGGGTGGCGCTGCGGACCAGGGCGTCGCTGACCTGGGCCGGGGTGGCGCTGGGGTTGGCCGACAGGTACAGCGCCGCGGCGCCCGCGACGTGCGGGGAGGCCATGGAGGTGCCGCTGGAGTTGCGGTACTGCCCGGTGTGGTCGCTGGAGTAGATGTTGCCGCCGGGGGCGAACAGGTCGATGCACTTGCCGTAGTTGCCGCCGCGGGTCTTGTCCTTGTTGAACCAGCCGACGGTGATCACCTCGGGGACGCGCGCCGGGCTGACCCCGCAGGCGTCGGTGCCCGCGTTGCCCGCCGAGACCGCGACCACGATGCCCTTGGCCACCATGGCCTTGGCCTGCTCGTCGCCGACGCCCACGGTGTCCATGCCCAGGCTCAGGTTGACCACCGCGGGCTTCACCGCGTTCTTGGCCACCCACTCCATGGCGCTGACGGTGGCCGAGTCCGGGCCGGAACCCTTGCAGTCCAACGAGCGGACGGCGACGATCTTGGCCTTCTTCGCCACACCGACGGTCTTGCCCGCGATCGTGCCCGACACGTGCGTGCCGTGGAAGTAGCAGTCCGCGGCGTCGGTGTCGTTGTCGAGGAAGTCGTAGCCGTAGCTGGCCCGGCCCTCGAACTCGGTGTGCTGGGCGTTGACCCCGGAGTCGATGACGTAGGCGGTGACGCCCGCGCCCTCGTTGGGGTAGGTGTACTTCTTGTCCAGGGTGGTGGTCCGCTGGTCGATCTGGTCCAGACCCCACGACGGCGGGTTCGGCTGGTCGGCCGTGGCCGTGGTGGTGCCGTCCTGGTACACGGTCTTGACCGACGGGTCGGCCGCCAGGCGCCGCGCCTGCTGCTCGGAGAGGCCGCGCGCCGAGAAGCCGTTGAGCGTCACCGAGTACGTGTCGGTGACCGCACCGCCGTACCGCTGGGTCAGCGCCGTCGCCTGGCCCGCCGCGGCGGCCTGTGCACCGGACTTGAGCACGACGATGTACTGCCCGGGGTAAGGCTTCGACGCCGGGACGACGGCCGCTTCCGCCTGCTGCGCCACGGCGACGCCCGCGGTGGCCGCGGTGACCGCCACCGCGGCGACAGCGGCGGCGAACAGACTTGATGTCCAACGCGTTCTGCGCTCGTGCATTGATTCCTCCAACGTGCGGCCGCCCGCAGGGTGTTGGGCGTCTGGCCGCTCGCCGATCACCCTTCGGTTTCCGGGTGGGGGGAACAAGCGTGGTGGGAACCCGTATGGGTACGGGATCGTGCGCGGTGGCCGGTCGCGGGGTTCCGGTGCCGCCCCCGGCCGACCTATCCTGGGCGTCCGGGGCCGGAAGTTGATCATCAGGCGGGAGTGGGCATGGCTGCTGTGTGCGCGAACCCGCTGGTCGTGCGGTCCGGCTCGCTGCCGATGGTCGGCCGGGACGCGGAGCTGGCCGCCCTGCTCGGGGCCGTGCGGCACGCGCCGTCGGCGGTGTTCGTGGAGGGTCAGGCCGGGGTGGGCAAGACGCGGCTGGTGGTCGAGTTCGCCGCCGTCGCCCGCGCCGGGGGAGCCCGCGTGGTGCGGGCCTCGTGCCAGCAGCTGCCGGAGCCGTTCCCGTTCGGGGTGCTGCTGGACTGCCTGAGCCAGTGCGGTGACCTGCTGCGCGACCCGGGGCCGGTGACCGGCGCCCTGCGCGACCACCTTCCCGAACTCGCCGACCGCCTACCGCCCGCGCCGCGCCCGCTCGGCGATCCCGAAGCCGAGCGGCACCGGATCTTCCGCGCCGTGCGCGACCTGCTGTGCTGCCTGGGACCGGTGGTGCTGGTGTTGGAGGACCTGCACTGGGCGGACGAGGAAACCCGCCAGGTGCTGCGGTTCGTGCTGGGCAACCCGCCACCTGGACTGTCCGTTTTGGTCACTTACCGTCGCGAAGACCTTGCGGTGGGTGCGCCACTGGGGCGTGCTTTCCGCGTACCGCACGGGGTCACCGGGGTCAGCTTGGTGTTGAGCCCCTTCGAGGTCGCCCAGGTCCGGTCCATGGTGGACGCCCTGGTCGGGGGAAGGGTGACGTCGGAGGCGTTCGCCGAGGCCGTGGTGCGGGAGACGGCCGGGATCCCGTTCGTGGTGGAGGAGACGGTGCGGGCGCTGCCCGACCCGGCGCGGGACGTGCGCGCGGGGGCGGACGACGCGCGGCGGGTGCTCGACGGGCTCGAGCCACCGGTGCTGGTGGCGGACGCGATCAGGGAACGGGTGGAGACCCTGTCCGACGGCGCCCGGGCCCTCGCCGAGGCCGCTTCGGTGCTCGGCGTGCCGGAGACGGTGGAGGTGCTGGGGGCTGTGGCGGGCAAGGCCGAGGTCGAGCACCTGACCGCCCTGGTCGCGGCGGCGGTACTGGTCGAGGTGGAGCCGAACAGGTACGGTTTCCGGCACCGCATCGCCGGGCGGGCGGTGTGCGCCGCGCTGCCGGGTCCCCGGCGGCGGGAGCTGCACGAGCGGGCCGTCGCCGTGTTGTCCACTGTGGATCAACGGCCGCTGGTCCGGTTGGCCGGGCACGCCAGGGCGGCGGACGCGACCGACCTGTGGCTGCGCTACGCCGAGTTGGCCGCCGAGGCCGCGGAGGAGGCCAAGGACTCGGCTACGGCCGTAGACCTGCTGTCGGAGGTGCTGACGGAACCCGGGATCGGTGCCGGGGACGCGAACCGGCTGGCCGCGAAGCTGTGCGGCTACGCCCTTGCGGGCCTGCCGGGCGGGGCGGTGACCGCGCGGGTCGAGGGGCTGTTGGCCGACCCCAGGCTGACCCCGGACGTTCGCGGGGAGGTGCACCTGTGGTTCGGGTTGTTGCTCCAGCGCGAGAGCGGCGAGCTCGACCGGGGCGCCGAAGAGATCGCGCACGCCATCGACCTGCTCGGCGACCAGCCGGAACGCACTGTGCGCGGATTGGCCGCCATGGCCGGACCCTACCTGGGTACCGCTTCGATCGCGGAGGACCGGGCTTCGCTCGGCCGGGCGGAAGGGATCGCCGAGACCCTGCCGACCCTGGCCCAGCGCACCGCACTGCTGGCCACGACCCTCGGCGGTCGGCTGATTGTGGGCGACCCGAGCACCTGGGAGCGCATCGACCAACTGCCGTCCCCGGTGGACGTGCGCGACCCGGAGGAGGTCCACCACCTGGCGCGCGCGTACTGCAACGTGGCGGACGCGTGCTCGTGGATCGGGCACTACTCGCGAGCGCGCAAGTACCTGCGTACCGGCATCGCCCTCGCCGAGCGCGCGGCGTCGTCCTACGTCATCGCCACCGCCGAGGCCACCGCGGTGCGGCTCGACTGGCTCAGCGGGCGGTGGTCAGGGCTCGAACAGCGGATCGACCGGCTGGTGGGGGCCTACGCGAACCTGCTGCTCACCCACGACCTGAACCTCACGCGCGGTTGGCTGGCGGCTGCGCGCGGTGACTGGACGAGGGCCGAGGCGGCGTTCCAGGCAGCGTCCGGGTCGTACCCGGTGGGGATCTCCGCGGCGGGCGGGATGGCGGGCATGCTGCTGAGCCGTGGTGAGACGGCGTCCGCGCTCGACCACGTCGAAGACGGCATCGAGGTACTGCGCCGCAAGGGCGCCTGGGTGTGGTCCGGCGACATCCTGCCCCAGGCCGTCGACTGCTACCTCGCCTCCGGCCGCGTCGACGCGGCTCGCTCACTGATCGCCGAAACGGCCGCAGGCCTGGAAGGCGTGGACGCACCGCTGGCCTTCGCCGCCCTGACCGCAAGCCGCACAACCCTCGCCGCCGCCACCGACGACGCCCCCTCCTACCGCGAGGCCATCGACCTCTACCGCGCCCTCGACCTGCCCTACCGCGTAACCCAACTGACCGAACAGGCCGCAGGGGACGACCCCGCGGTCCTCGAGTCCCTAGCCACCACCTACGACGACCTAGGCGCCACCGTCGACGCCGCCCGCTGCCGCCACCGCATCCGCGCCCAAGGCATCACCACCCCCTCCCGCCGGGGGCGCCGAGGCTACGGAACCGAACTGTCCCCCCGAGAACAAGACGTAGCCCGCCTCCTCGCGGGCGGCCACACCAACCGGGAAATAGCCCAAGCCCTCTTCCTCTCCCGCCGCACGGTGGAGGAATACGTGGTCAAGGTCCGCCGCAAACTCAACGCCCCCTCCCGCAACGACGTTCACCTCTGAACTACCGCTGGGTAGGTTGTTGTTCGCGTATTGAAATCCGCGTACGGGACGGCAACACCGGGTTGGTTTGACTGCGGGGCATGGTGTTCCGCGAGCCCGCGTTGACAGCGGGGGAGCGCATTCGGCCTGTGGTTCCCAAGGTGGGGATCGCGGTCTTCGGGTGCGAGCCGGACGAGGGTGTTGTTTTTCGGGAGTTGGCGCCTCGGTATGGGGCGGTGTTGGCCGTTACGGAAGCGGCGGTGTCGGAGGGGAATGCGCGGCTGGCGGCCGGGCGGCGGTGTGTCAGTGTGGGGCACAAGGCCCGCGTCGGGGAGGGCGTGCTCCGGGCGCTGGGTGAAGCGGGCGTGCGCTACCTCTCCACGCGGAGTGTGGGGTACGACCACATCGACGTGGGGTGTGCTGAGCGGTTGGGCATTGTCGTGGGCAACGCGGCGTATTCGCCGGACAGTGTGGCGGACTACACCGTCATGTTGATGCTGATGGCGGTGCGGCACGCGAAGGCGACCATCAGGCGGGTCGACCTGCACGACTACCGGTTGAACCCACTGCGGGGCAAGGAGTTGCGCGATCTGACCGTCGGGGTACTGGGGGTCGGGCAGATCGGTGGCGCTGTTGTCGCGCGGTTGCGGGGGTTCGGCGGCCGGGTCGTCGCCTGGGATCGGAGTCGGGCTCGGGCGGTCGAGCAGGTTGAACTCGATGAACTGCTGCGGTTGAGCGACATCGTCACGCTGCACCTGCCGCTCGGCGCGGACACCCACCACCTCCTGAGCGGGGACCGGATCGCCCGGATGAAGCCGGGCGCGTACCTGATCAACACCGGCCGTGGCTCCCTTGTGGACACTGAGGCGCTGCTCCTGGCCCTGGAGAGCGGTGTGCTGGGTGGCGCCGCGTTGGACGTCGTCGAAGGGGAAGAGGGGATCTTCTACGCCGACCGCCGGGGCGGGCCGGTGGGCAACGACGCGCTGGTGCGGCTGCAGCGGCTGCCGAACGTGGTCATCAGCCCGCACACCGCTTACTACACCGACCACGCGCTGCGGGACGTGGTCGGCAACAGCTTGATGAACTGCGTGAACTTCGAGGTTGGGGAGCGAAATGGATAGGATCACCGT
It includes:
- a CDS encoding S8 family serine peptidase; its protein translation is MHERRTRWTSSLFAAAVAAVAVTAATAGVAVAQQAEAAVVPASKPYPGQYIVVLKSGAQAAAAGQATALTQRYGGAVTDTYSVTLNGFSARGLSEQQARRLAADPSVKTVYQDGTTTATADQPNPPSWGLDQIDQRTTTLDKKYTYPNEGAGVTAYVIDSGVNAQHTEFEGRASYGYDFLDNDTDAADCYFHGTHVSGTIAGKTVGVAKKAKIVAVRSLDCKGSGPDSATVSAMEWVAKNAVKPAVVNLSLGMDTVGVGDEQAKAMVAKGIVVAVSAGNAGTDACGVSPARVPEVITVGWFNKDKTRGGNYGKCIDLFAPGGNIYSSDHTGQYRNSSGTSMASPHVAGAAALYLSANPSATPAQVSDALVRSATPDLISNAGTGSPNKLLYVGDIGGGTPPSQCGVKSNDEDVAIPDAGTAVGTSVTQSGCPGKASATLQVKVDIDHTYTGDLAIDLVGPSGTAYPLKKSGDVGESGVHKSFTVNAASEDANGTWKLSVRDVYKFDTGTLTGWSITF
- a CDS encoding NAD(P)-dependent oxidoreductase; this encodes MVFREPALTAGERIRPVVPKVGIAVFGCEPDEGVVFRELAPRYGAVLAVTEAAVSEGNARLAAGRRCVSVGHKARVGEGVLRALGEAGVRYLSTRSVGYDHIDVGCAERLGIVVGNAAYSPDSVADYTVMLMLMAVRHAKATIRRVDLHDYRLNPLRGKELRDLTVGVLGVGQIGGAVVARLRGFGGRVVAWDRSRARAVEQVELDELLRLSDIVTLHLPLGADTHHLLSGDRIARMKPGAYLINTGRGSLVDTEALLLALESGVLGGAALDVVEGEEGIFYADRRGGPVGNDALVRLQRLPNVVISPHTAYYTDHALRDVVGNSLMNCVNFEVGERNG
- a CDS encoding ATP-binding protein, which encodes MAAVCANPLVVRSGSLPMVGRDAELAALLGAVRHAPSAVFVEGQAGVGKTRLVVEFAAVARAGGARVVRASCQQLPEPFPFGVLLDCLSQCGDLLRDPGPVTGALRDHLPELADRLPPAPRPLGDPEAERHRIFRAVRDLLCCLGPVVLVLEDLHWADEETRQVLRFVLGNPPPGLSVLVTYRREDLAVGAPLGRAFRVPHGVTGVSLVLSPFEVAQVRSMVDALVGGRVTSEAFAEAVVRETAGIPFVVEETVRALPDPARDVRAGADDARRVLDGLEPPVLVADAIRERVETLSDGARALAEAASVLGVPETVEVLGAVAGKAEVEHLTALVAAAVLVEVEPNRYGFRHRIAGRAVCAALPGPRRRELHERAVAVLSTVDQRPLVRLAGHARAADATDLWLRYAELAAEAAEEAKDSATAVDLLSEVLTEPGIGAGDANRLAAKLCGYALAGLPGGAVTARVEGLLADPRLTPDVRGEVHLWFGLLLQRESGELDRGAEEIAHAIDLLGDQPERTVRGLAAMAGPYLGTASIAEDRASLGRAEGIAETLPTLAQRTALLATTLGGRLIVGDPSTWERIDQLPSPVDVRDPEEVHHLARAYCNVADACSWIGHYSRARKYLRTGIALAERAASSYVIATAEATAVRLDWLSGRWSGLEQRIDRLVGAYANLLLTHDLNLTRGWLAAARGDWTRAEAAFQAASGSYPVGISAAGGMAGMLLSRGETASALDHVEDGIEVLRRKGAWVWSGDILPQAVDCYLASGRVDAARSLIAETAAGLEGVDAPLAFAALTASRTTLAAATDDAPSYREAIDLYRALDLPYRVTQLTEQAAGDDPAVLESLATTYDDLGATVDAARCRHRIRAQGITTPSRRGRRGYGTELSPREQDVARLLAGGHTNREIAQALFLSRRTVEEYVVKVRRKLNAPSRNDVHL